In Bacteroidota bacterium, one genomic interval encodes:
- a CDS encoding sigma factor produces the protein MKKVYSRNEITDDQLMNMIQRSDETAFNILYGRYWKALYSFAFSILNDEDVSKDIVQVIWIKFWESRKKIKNQNIRSYLLKMVQNGVYKHLRDNKKFGDRLQLIDDYFSTQ, from the coding sequence GTGAAAAAAGTATATTCCAGAAATGAAATTACTGACGATCAGTTGATGAATATGATTCAACGGTCGGATGAAACAGCATTCAATATACTATATGGACGCTACTGGAAGGCACTTTATTCATTTGCATTTTCTATTTTAAACGATGAGGATGTATCAAAAGATATTGTTCAGGTTATATGGATTAAATTTTGGGAATCGCGCAAAAAAATTAAGAATCAAAATATAAGGTCTTACCTTTTAAAGATGGTTCAAAACGGTGTTTACAAACATCTACGCGATAACAAAAAATTCGGTGACAGATTACAATTAATAGATGATTATTTTTCGACACAAAA
- a CDS encoding aldose epimerase family protein: MKRSVIAILALALSLGSCNDAPKKEKKSSAENNNWEMTVRGKQTNLFTLKNKNGIETTITNYGGKIVTLMVPDKDGKMEDIVLGYDNIESTIAPKGNLYFGALIGRYGNRIAKGKFSIDGQEYTLATNNGVNALHGGLIGYNDVVFDAKQEGNKLVLKHTDPDMHEGYPGNLDVTVTYELTEANELKITYDAETDKPTIVNLTSHSFFNLHGAGNGTINDHVLMINADRYTPIDNTLIPTGELAEVKGTPFDFTVAKEIGKEVNADDQILKNGNGYDHNFVLNGENGVMKLAAKVVEPKSGRVMEIFTTEPGLQFYGGNFLDGSDVGKGGKKYEFRTAFCLETQHYPDSPNQKDFPTTILRPGDKYHTETIHKFSVE; the protein is encoded by the coding sequence ATGAAAAGATCAGTAATAGCAATTCTTGCACTAGCCTTAAGCTTAGGTTCGTGTAATGACGCTCCAAAAAAGGAGAAAAAATCATCTGCCGAAAACAACAATTGGGAGATGACTGTAAGAGGAAAACAAACAAATCTTTTTACTCTTAAAAACAAAAATGGAATAGAAACTACTATCACAAACTACGGAGGTAAAATAGTTACACTAATGGTTCCTGACAAAGATGGTAAAATGGAAGATATTGTACTTGGATACGACAATATCGAAAGTACTATTGCTCCAAAAGGGAATCTTTATTTCGGAGCTTTAATAGGACGTTACGGAAACCGTATTGCAAAAGGTAAATTCTCTATCGACGGACAAGAATACACATTAGCAACAAACAATGGTGTTAATGCGCTACACGGCGGATTGATTGGTTACAACGATGTTGTTTTCGATGCAAAACAAGAAGGAAATAAGTTGGTGCTTAAACATACTGATCCTGATATGCACGAAGGTTATCCGGGAAATTTAGATGTTACAGTTACTTATGAGTTAACAGAAGCAAATGAGTTGAAAATTACTTACGATGCCGAAACTGATAAACCAACAATTGTAAACTTAACATCTCACTCTTTCTTTAATCTTCACGGAGCAGGAAACGGAACTATCAACGATCACGTATTGATGATTAACGCCGATAGATATACTCCAATTGACAATACATTAATTCCAACAGGAGAATTGGCAGAAGTTAAAGGTACCCCATTCGATTTTACAGTTGCAAAGGAAATTGGAAAAGAAGTTAATGCCGATGATCAGATTCTTAAAAACGGAAATGGTTACGATCACAACTTTGTATTAAATGGAGAAAATGGAGTAATGAAATTAGCCGCTAAGGTTGTTGAACCAAAAAGCGGAAGAGTAATGGAAATTTTCACAACTGAGCCTGGATTACAGTTCTACGGAGGTAACTTCCTTGATGGATCTGATGTTGGAAAAGGAGGGAAAAAGTATGAGTTCAGAACAGCATTTTGTTTAGAGACTCAACATTATCCTGATTCTCCAAATCAAAAAGATTTTCCAACAACTATTTTACGTCCCGGTGATAAATATCATACCGAGACTATACATAAATTTAGTGTAGAATAA